The Azotosporobacter soli genome window below encodes:
- a CDS encoding PP2C family protein-serine/threonine phosphatase: MKPALHAEISVAQLSKHGEELCGDKVEIIRNEKHTIIALSDGLGSGVKANILSTLTTKIASSMLKRGIPLSDVVDTIAETLPVCRERKIAYSTLQIIKIAADGWTTLVEFDSPPVFLLRKGRLGALPIVEKEISGKLFRQASLQLREDDMLIAVTDGIIHAGIGAILKLGWGEAGVAQQLEEEWRPDITTETICNRIITCAEGFYAGQPGDDSTVVALKVRRPKELILLTGPPSDSQYDERIVKRFLSFEGSKVIAGGTTANIVSRVLQKPLIVDYTCHNRDIPPTAVLEGIDLVTEGILTLNAATEKLLSGKKIGIDLDGATRLAQQLLNADRITILAGGAINSAHQNPAFPMPINIKGQVLGKLQACLQQYGKQITIEWL, translated from the coding sequence ATGAAACCCGCGTTACATGCTGAGATTAGTGTAGCTCAATTGTCTAAGCATGGGGAAGAACTATGTGGCGATAAGGTAGAAATTATCCGTAACGAAAAGCATACGATTATTGCCCTCTCGGACGGTCTGGGCAGTGGCGTTAAAGCGAATATTCTTTCGACGCTCACGACAAAAATTGCATCTTCAATGCTCAAACGCGGTATTCCGCTGAGCGATGTCGTTGATACGATTGCGGAAACATTGCCGGTTTGCCGTGAACGAAAAATTGCCTATTCTACACTGCAAATCATCAAAATTGCTGCTGATGGATGGACAACACTGGTGGAGTTTGATTCCCCGCCGGTTTTTTTGTTGCGTAAAGGCCGCTTGGGCGCGTTGCCGATTGTAGAGAAGGAAATTTCCGGCAAGTTATTTCGCCAAGCCAGCCTGCAGCTGCGCGAAGATGACATGTTGATTGCGGTTACCGATGGAATCATACATGCAGGAATTGGTGCGATTTTAAAATTAGGTTGGGGCGAGGCAGGCGTTGCTCAACAACTGGAGGAAGAGTGGCGTCCGGATATTACGACTGAGACGATTTGTAATCGAATCATAACATGTGCTGAAGGTTTTTATGCTGGACAACCGGGCGATGATTCAACGGTGGTGGCGCTTAAGGTTCGGCGTCCTAAGGAACTGATTCTCCTTACCGGTCCGCCGAGTGATTCCCAATATGATGAACGAATTGTAAAACGCTTTCTTAGTTTTGAGGGGAGTAAAGTCATTGCAGGAGGCACTACGGCAAATATTGTAAGCCGTGTGCTGCAAAAACCGCTGATCGTCGATTATACCTGTCATAACCGCGACATTCCGCCGACAGCAGTATTGGAAGGCATCGATCTGGTGACAGAAGGGATTTTGACGTTAAATGCGGCGACGGAAAAATTGTTAAGCGGGAAAAAAATCGGTATAGATCTCGACGGTGCAACAAGATTGGCACAACAATTACTCAATGCCGACCGCATAACGATTCTTGCCGGTGGTGCGATCAATTCGGCGCATCAAAATCCGGCGTTTCCTATGCCGATTAATATTAAAGGTCAGGTTTTAGGGAAATTACAAGCCTGTTTACAACAATATGGAAAACAAATTACAATAGAATGGCTATAG
- a CDS encoding 4Fe-4S dicluster domain-containing protein, whose protein sequence is MLQMTEVIKIRRKVLLELARLTWEGSLSQNISEIADTIVTSDGPRYRCCVHKERAVLKDRIKLGLAQPLDVTIAEAAEAALKGTIADMPIVNIMPEACDQCPIDKFLVTNACRNCVAHNCIASCPKNAITVVQNQAYIDKSRCIECGLCKKSCLYGAIVEISRPCERACELGAIKSDKERRAAIDYDKCVQCGGCKAACPFGAINEQSYIVQVIQAIKSKRPVYAMLAPAFISQLGIKVKPFQVFAALKSIGFTDVSEVALGADVVTLAEAEEFLHAVPGQQSYMTTSCCPAFVDMVGKHLPESRANVSTTPSPMVVMGQMIKEQHPDAVVVFVGPCIAKKAEARKNKEYIDYVLTFEELATMLANINLTAFAEEQTQSEGSQTGILFARAGGVSGAVVKVLQEKEQLDKLKAVRAEGLEECYKMLKEIGEGKRDANFMEGMACTGGCVGGPGVLADSRVSGKMVENFAVQNALADTAPENEKAVQRHEVLKHK, encoded by the coding sequence ATGTTGCAAATGACTGAGGTTATTAAAATTCGTCGGAAAGTTTTGCTGGAACTTGCCCGACTAACTTGGGAAGGCTCACTTTCCCAAAATATTTCTGAAATTGCTGACACAATCGTTACATCGGATGGACCGCGTTATCGTTGTTGCGTGCATAAAGAACGCGCGGTATTAAAAGATAGAATCAAATTGGGGTTGGCGCAGCCGCTCGATGTTACCATTGCCGAAGCGGCTGAAGCAGCATTGAAGGGAACGATCGCCGATATGCCGATCGTTAATATTATGCCGGAAGCATGTGATCAATGTCCGATCGATAAATTCTTGGTAACCAATGCCTGCCGTAATTGCGTGGCGCACAATTGTATTGCCAGCTGTCCGAAAAACGCAATTACAGTTGTGCAAAATCAAGCTTATATCGATAAAAGCCGTTGTATCGAGTGCGGTCTCTGCAAAAAATCGTGTCTATATGGTGCAATCGTTGAAATCAGTCGTCCCTGCGAACGTGCTTGTGAACTAGGGGCGATCAAGTCCGATAAGGAGCGGCGGGCTGCCATCGATTACGATAAATGCGTTCAATGCGGCGGCTGTAAGGCTGCGTGTCCGTTTGGCGCAATCAATGAGCAATCGTATATCGTTCAAGTTATTCAGGCTATCAAAAGTAAACGTCCGGTATATGCAATGCTGGCGCCGGCTTTTATCAGCCAATTAGGCATTAAGGTCAAACCATTCCAAGTGTTTGCCGCGCTGAAGAGCATTGGTTTTACTGATGTGAGTGAAGTCGCTCTGGGAGCGGACGTGGTGACTTTAGCCGAAGCGGAAGAGTTCTTGCATGCGGTACCGGGGCAGCAATCCTATATGACGACCTCTTGCTGTCCAGCGTTTGTTGATATGGTTGGCAAGCATCTGCCAGAGAGTCGTGCTAATGTTTCGACGACTCCGTCGCCGATGGTCGTAATGGGCCAAATGATCAAGGAACAGCATCCGGATGCTGTCGTCGTATTTGTCGGACCTTGTATAGCTAAAAAAGCAGAAGCGCGCAAAAATAAAGAGTACATCGATTATGTCTTGACCTTTGAAGAACTGGCAACTATGTTGGCTAATATCAATTTAACCGCTTTTGCTGAAGAACAAACACAGTCTGAAGGCTCGCAGACCGGCATCTTGTTTGCAAGAGCTGGCGGCGTTTCCGGTGCAGTGGTAAAAGTGTTGCAGGAAAAAGAACAATTAGATAAATTAAAAGCTGTTCGTGCTGAGGGACTTGAAGAGTGTTATAAAATGCTCAAAGAAATCGGTGAAGGAAAGAGAGACGCCAATTTCATGGAAGGTATGGCGTGCACCGGTGGCTGTGTCGGCGGACCAGGCGTATTGGCTGACAGCCGTGTCAGTGGAAAAATGGTTGAAAATTTTGCCGTGCAAAACGCTCTGGCAGACACCGCACCTGAGAACGAAAAAGCGGTTCAGCGGCACGAGGTACTTAAACATAAATAA
- the ruvA gene encoding Holliday junction branch migration protein RuvA, with the protein MIAYLRGRVSHLFLDACFIDVNGIGYRVFISDFTRRTIHVGTELELLTYLQVREDAMILFGFCSQDEYDMFHLLTSINGIGPKGAMGILSASEPKGLSLAISQKNIAWLTKLPGVGKKTAERLIVELFDKVSLPENDVTDEMFVDLSPAGEGAAAVKAEATKALLALGYVQSEIIPVLRKLDAKSLRVEELIKVSLRELSKR; encoded by the coding sequence ATGATTGCATATCTACGAGGACGGGTGTCTCATTTATTTTTGGACGCCTGTTTCATTGATGTAAATGGAATAGGTTATCGGGTATTCATTTCTGATTTTACGCGCAGGACGATTCATGTTGGTACGGAATTAGAATTGCTCACTTATCTGCAAGTTAGGGAAGACGCCATGATACTGTTCGGTTTTTGTTCGCAAGATGAATATGATATGTTTCATCTATTGACTAGTATTAACGGCATCGGACCCAAAGGCGCAATGGGAATCTTGTCTGCCTCTGAACCTAAAGGGCTCAGCCTGGCAATCAGCCAAAAGAACATTGCTTGGTTGACAAAACTACCTGGTGTAGGCAAAAAAACAGCCGAACGCCTGATCGTCGAACTGTTTGACAAGGTGTCGCTACCGGAAAATGATGTAACAGATGAAATGTTCGTTGATCTTTCGCCAGCCGGCGAAGGCGCTGCCGCTGTCAAAGCCGAGGCGACAAAGGCTCTCCTTGCTCTTGGCTATGTACAGTCGGAAATCATTCCGGTATTACGCAAACTGGATGCGAAATCATTGCGTGTAGAAGAACTGATCAAGGTGAGTTTGCGCGAACTAAGCAAGAGGTGA
- a CDS encoding YebC/PmpR family DNA-binding transcriptional regulator yields the protein MSGHSKWANIKHRKGRVDALRARITTKIGREITVAVKMGGADPAGNMRLKLVLQKAKENNVPKDNIQRAIQRGSGAGDGSNYEELTYEGYGPGGVAVMVEVLTDNRNRTAADVRHLFSKYGGNLGETGCVGWMFKKQGIFLVSADGEMDEDELMLLAIEAGADDFKTEDDEYEIICSPEAFEKVQMVLEENNLNLNMARIAMLSDTTVALAEEDGQKMIRMLDALEDHDDVQEVYSNFDFPDEE from the coding sequence ATGTCTGGACATTCTAAGTGGGCGAATATTAAACATCGCAAAGGGCGCGTCGATGCATTAAGGGCAAGAATTACGACAAAAATAGGTCGCGAAATCACAGTAGCGGTAAAAATGGGCGGTGCGGATCCAGCTGGTAATATGCGATTGAAACTCGTCTTGCAAAAAGCGAAAGAAAACAATGTGCCTAAAGACAATATTCAACGTGCGATTCAACGCGGCAGCGGAGCCGGTGATGGATCAAATTATGAAGAGCTTACTTATGAGGGCTATGGACCTGGCGGTGTTGCCGTTATGGTCGAAGTCTTAACGGATAACCGCAATCGTACCGCGGCAGATGTTCGTCATCTCTTTTCTAAATATGGCGGAAATTTAGGTGAAACCGGTTGCGTCGGCTGGATGTTTAAAAAGCAAGGCATCTTTTTAGTTTCGGCAGATGGGGAAATGGACGAAGATGAATTGATGTTGTTGGCGATTGAAGCAGGTGCCGATGATTTTAAAACCGAAGATGACGAATACGAGATTATTTGTTCACCGGAAGCTTTTGAAAAAGTGCAAATGGTGCTCGAGGAAAATAATTTGAACCTTAACATGGCGCGAATTGCGATGCTATCTGATACTACCGTGGCGCTAGCGGAAGAGGATGGCCAGAAAATGATCCGAATGCTCGATGCACTGGAAGATCATGATGATGTACAGGAAGTGTATTCAAATTTTGATTTTCCGGATGAAGAGTAA
- a CDS encoding NAD(P)H-dependent oxidoreductase subunit E codes for MEETMVRLAICFGSACHLKGSYAVLEAFQGLFEKYNLKRKIDLEGAFCNSHCTEGVVIKINDEVITHVSREKVYGIFCEKILGENACKS; via the coding sequence ATGGAGGAGACTATGGTTCGTTTGGCAATATGTTTTGGCAGTGCCTGCCACTTAAAAGGTTCGTATGCGGTTCTGGAAGCTTTCCAAGGATTGTTTGAGAAGTATAATTTAAAAAGAAAAATCGATTTAGAAGGCGCTTTTTGTAATAGTCATTGCACTGAAGGCGTTGTAATCAAAATTAATGATGAGGTTATCACTCATGTTAGTAGAGAAAAAGTGTACGGTATCTTTTGCGAAAAGATTTTGGGAGAAAACGCATGCAAATCATAA
- a CDS encoding [Fe-Fe] hydrogenase large subunit C-terminal domain-containing protein, with amino-acid sequence MQIIKTQKVNCRDCHRCVRSCPVKAIGINGGQARVIDERCILCGRCVVECPQKAKTVLDEREKIHQAMAAGKKVVISLAPSFAANFDFVDFTDFKKELLQLGFSDVFETAVGADIVAQSYRNMVEKRTRPVISACCPIVVKLICNYYPELVSSLAPVVSPMIAHAKLLREQQGEDIFIVFAGPCIGKIDEAQSISGTVDAVITFERLKEWMLQITPNLIKQSILLEHDKSSARTFPLPGGILQTMGYRDDSQFIAVDGIENVMAVLSSMSNGEIEPAFIEMLACSGGCVGGPVNSNKQCWPIKKGKVNEFIAAREQTGYSNSQMNLSAENFSRTHTAATLDSPMPKESEIRAILQRCGKNALEDQKNCGACGYNSCREKAIAVFQGLAETDMCVPYMRSKAESLANMVVENSPNAIIVVDESMLVQEANPTAYRMFTGNMFEKGDSLLRVFDCTDIVKAIQLEQRIIGKRVEYTEYGLVAEQTVVPLKEHGFVLVVFADVTEQEKRDREWERMKFETMEKATEIINRQMKVAQEIAGLLGETTAETKAALLELTWLLRGKEDI; translated from the coding sequence ATGCAAATCATAAAAACACAAAAAGTTAATTGTCGTGATTGCCATCGATGCGTACGCTCCTGTCCGGTAAAGGCAATAGGCATAAACGGCGGGCAGGCTAGGGTTATCGATGAACGTTGCATCTTATGCGGTCGTTGCGTTGTCGAATGCCCGCAAAAAGCAAAAACTGTGTTGGATGAGCGCGAAAAAATTCATCAGGCAATGGCTGCCGGCAAGAAGGTGGTCATAAGTTTAGCACCATCATTTGCCGCCAACTTTGATTTTGTTGATTTTACAGACTTTAAGAAAGAGTTGCTGCAACTTGGTTTTTCTGACGTGTTTGAAACGGCAGTGGGTGCTGATATTGTTGCGCAATCGTATCGTAATATGGTCGAAAAGAGGACTCGTCCAGTTATTTCTGCTTGTTGCCCCATTGTCGTAAAGTTAATTTGCAATTATTACCCGGAACTTGTTAGTTCACTTGCTCCCGTCGTATCGCCGATGATTGCGCATGCGAAGCTACTGCGTGAGCAACAGGGGGAGGATATTTTTATTGTCTTCGCAGGGCCCTGTATCGGCAAAATTGATGAAGCACAAAGTATTTCAGGTACGGTTGATGCTGTAATTACTTTTGAGCGTTTAAAAGAATGGATGCTTCAAATTACGCCTAACCTAATAAAGCAATCAATACTATTAGAGCATGATAAGAGTTCCGCCCGTACCTTTCCGCTTCCGGGAGGTATTTTGCAGACCATGGGTTATCGTGATGATAGCCAGTTTATCGCTGTCGACGGGATTGAAAATGTTATGGCTGTTTTAAGTAGTATGTCTAACGGTGAAATCGAACCTGCATTCATTGAAATGCTTGCCTGTAGCGGGGGCTGCGTCGGCGGGCCGGTCAATAGCAACAAACAATGTTGGCCAATAAAGAAAGGCAAAGTGAATGAATTTATTGCAGCCAGAGAACAGACTGGCTATTCGAACTCCCAAATGAATTTATCCGCTGAAAATTTTTCTCGCACTCATACTGCGGCTACACTTGATAGTCCTATGCCAAAAGAATCTGAAATTAGGGCTATTTTGCAGCGTTGCGGCAAAAATGCGTTAGAAGATCAAAAAAATTGCGGTGCCTGCGGTTATAATTCCTGTCGTGAAAAAGCGATCGCCGTCTTTCAAGGCTTAGCAGAAACGGATATGTGCGTTCCTTATATGCGTTCAAAGGCAGAATCATTAGCGAATATGGTGGTCGAAAATTCGCCGAATGCAATTATTGTTGTAGATGAATCCATGCTGGTTCAAGAGGCTAACCCTACCGCATATCGGATGTTTACTGGAAATATGTTTGAAAAGGGTGATTCCTTACTGCGCGTATTTGACTGCACGGATATCGTCAAAGCCATCCAATTAGAACAACGTATTATCGGTAAACGTGTAGAATATACAGAATATGGTTTAGTTGCAGAACAGACCGTGGTGCCATTAAAGGAACATGGCTTTGTACTGGTCGTATTCGCCGACGTTACAGAACAAGAAAAGCGTGACCGTGAATGGGAACGGATGAAGTTTGAAACGATGGAAAAGGCAACTGAAATTATCAACCGGCAGATGAAAGTAGCACAGGAAATAGCTGGCTTGCTGGGAGAAACAACCGCGGAAACGAAGGCGGCACTGCTAGAATTGACTTGGCTGCTGCGCGGCAAGGAGGATATATGA